Part of the Rhodospirillaceae bacterium genome, AAATCGTAAACTGGATCAGCCTTTGGCAATTCAAGTCCGGCGGCCGCTCGCGTATGCCTCTGGTAATTCGCGCTATTGTTGGCAAGGGCTGGGGACAAGGGCCTCAACACGCCAAAAGTCTGCATCCCTTATTCGCCCATCTTCCAGGAATGCAGGTTGTCATGCCGTCTTCTCCGGCGGAGGCCAAAGGCTTGCTTCTGGCCAGCATTTTCAGCAACTCGCCTACGGTCTTTATTGAAGGGCGTTCTCTCTATTCGATGAAAGAACAAGTCCCCAACGCGCCCTATTTCATTCGACTTGGTAAGGCATCAATCTGCACCGCAGGAACAGATGTAACGCTGGTGTCCTTCGGGTCTATGATGCCGGCAGCCCTGGAAGCGGCGATAGAAGCGCGTAAAATTGATATCAATGTTGAAGTCGTAGATTTACGGACCGTTGCTCCTTTGGACATTGAAACCGTGTGCGCTTCGGTGGAAAAAACCGGACGATTGGTTGTAGCGGAATCTGGTTGGGGCCGTTACGGCGTTGCCGGAGAAATTATTAGCACCGTTGCCGAACGATTAACCCCGACCCTAAAAGCAGCCCCAAAGCGGGTTACATGGCC contains:
- a CDS encoding alpha-ketoacid dehydrogenase subunit beta, producing MTQIQERARSEQTMSATTELSYCEALNAAQFQAMELDSGVFVFGLGVDRTGAVFGSTKGLVEHFGEKRVFDTPTSEHALTALAAGAANSGLRPVLVHQRIDFMLHSMDQIVNWISLWQFKSGGRSRMPLVIRAIVGKGWGQGPQHAKSLHPLFAHLPGMQVVMPSSPAEAKGLLLASIFSNSPTVFIEGRSLYSMKEQVPNAPYFIRLGKASICTAGTDVTLVSFGSMMPAALEAAIEARKIDINVEVVDLRTVAPLDIETVCASVEKTGRLVVAESGWGRYGVAGEIISTVAERLTPTLKAAPKRVTWPNSHVPMSAPLEEKFYPTASTILGALKDVCGP